A window of Christiangramia forsetii KT0803 contains these coding sequences:
- a CDS encoding TIGR03915 family putative DNA repair protein: protein MNDKVLQYDGSFTGFLTCVFIAYEQKITIVEIIPVGEDQNQLFSDTEVIITEENKAIRVQKALKTKISSMGLKRIKWAFLSEAKGVEIRLYEMIRYIFSSQEKVDHDFSHPSVLYIANVAKQVGREKHRMEAFVRFRLTKDDIYFAIIEPDFNVLPIITSHFKSRYADQKWLIYDIKRKFGVYYNLSKTEYVSIELPEDLGISGGNSEYFDLGEIYFQKLWKEYFDSTNIKSRVNMRLHVQHIPKRYWKYLSEKSPFA from the coding sequence ATGAATGATAAAGTCTTGCAATATGATGGTAGTTTTACAGGATTTCTAACCTGTGTTTTCATTGCTTACGAGCAAAAAATAACTATAGTAGAAATTATTCCAGTAGGGGAAGATCAAAACCAACTCTTTAGCGATACTGAAGTTATAATTACTGAAGAAAATAAGGCTATACGGGTACAAAAAGCATTGAAAACTAAAATCTCTTCAATGGGTTTAAAAAGGATTAAGTGGGCTTTTCTTAGTGAAGCCAAAGGAGTTGAAATTAGATTATATGAAATGATTAGGTATATTTTTTCCAGCCAGGAAAAAGTAGACCATGATTTCTCCCACCCTAGTGTATTGTATATTGCCAATGTAGCAAAACAAGTAGGCAGAGAAAAACACCGAATGGAAGCATTTGTAAGGTTTAGACTTACAAAAGATGATATTTATTTTGCCATTATTGAACCAGATTTTAATGTTTTACCAATAATTACCAGCCATTTTAAAAGCAGGTATGCAGATCAAAAATGGTTGATCTATGATATAAAGAGAAAATTTGGAGTTTATTATAATCTATCGAAAACCGAATATGTCTCGATAGAATTACCTGAAGATTTGGGCATTTCCGGCGGAAATTCAGAATATTTTGATCTTGGAGAAATCTACTTTCAGAAATTATGGAAAGAATATTTTGATTCTACCAATATCAAAAGCCGAGTAAACATGAGGCTTCACGTACAACATATCCCCAAACGTTACTGGAAATATTTAAGTGAAAAGAGTCCTTTTGCATAA
- a CDS encoding polyprenyl synthetase family protein, which translates to MKVISQIKLPVEKEMDLFEKKFFESMSSKVALLNRITHYIVNRKGKQMRPMFVFLVAKMVSEGSVNERTYRGASVIELIHTATLVHDDVVDDSNRRRGFFSINALWKNKIAVLVGDYLLSKGLLLSIDNNDFDLLKIISVAVKEMSEGELLQIEKARRLDITEAVYYDIIRQKTATLIAACCSLGAASVKPESNEIAKMRRFGELIGMAFQIKDDLFDYGTQKIGKPTGIDIKEQKMTLPLIYVLNNVSEKERNWVINSVKNHNKDRARVREVINFVRDKGGLDYAVSRMKEFQREALLILEDYPNSSYRESLELMVNYVIERKK; encoded by the coding sequence ATGAAGGTTATTTCCCAAATAAAACTTCCCGTTGAGAAAGAGATGGATCTTTTCGAGAAAAAGTTCTTCGAATCCATGTCTTCCAAAGTTGCGCTTCTAAATCGTATTACCCATTATATCGTAAACCGAAAAGGGAAGCAAATGCGGCCTATGTTTGTTTTCCTGGTTGCCAAAATGGTTTCCGAAGGGAGTGTAAACGAAAGAACCTATCGTGGAGCATCAGTTATTGAACTTATACATACGGCAACCCTCGTCCACGATGATGTGGTAGATGATTCTAACCGAAGAAGAGGTTTTTTTAGCATAAATGCATTATGGAAAAATAAGATCGCAGTGCTGGTTGGAGACTATTTGCTTTCAAAAGGACTTTTACTCTCTATAGATAATAATGACTTCGATCTTTTAAAGATCATATCGGTTGCGGTTAAAGAAATGAGTGAAGGGGAACTTCTTCAAATAGAAAAAGCCAGAAGGCTTGATATTACAGAGGCGGTTTATTACGATATTATAAGGCAGAAGACTGCTACCTTAATAGCAGCTTGTTGTAGCCTGGGAGCCGCTTCAGTTAAACCTGAAAGCAACGAAATTGCGAAAATGAGAAGATTTGGGGAGTTGATTGGGATGGCTTTTCAGATTAAAGATGATCTTTTTGACTATGGAACCCAAAAAATCGGGAAACCAACAGGAATAGATATTAAGGAACAAAAAATGACTTTGCCTTTAATTTATGTTTTAAATAATGTATCTGAAAAGGAAAGAAACTGGGTGATTAATTCAGTTAAAAATCATAATAAGGATAGGGCACGGGTAAGAGAAGTGATAAATTTTGTGAGAGATAAAGGTGGTCTGGACTATGCTGTAAGTAGAATGAAAGAATTTCAGCGAGAAGCATTACTAATCCTGGAAGATTACCCAAACTCATCTTACCGGGAAAGTCTTGAACTTATGGTGAATTACGTTATTGAAAGAAAGAAATAA
- a CDS encoding nucleotide pyrophosphohydrolase: protein MDLKNAQIAVDNWIKEHGVRYFNELTNMAQLTEETGEVARIIARRYGEQSEKESDKNKDLGEELADVVFVVLCLANQTGVDLQEAFDRKLDIKTERDKDRHKNNEKLK, encoded by the coding sequence ATGGATTTGAAGAACGCGCAGATAGCGGTAGATAACTGGATTAAAGAGCATGGGGTTCGTTATTTTAATGAATTAACCAATATGGCTCAACTTACTGAAGAAACTGGCGAGGTGGCCAGGATTATTGCTCGTCGTTATGGTGAACAGAGCGAAAAGGAAAGTGATAAGAATAAAGACCTTGGAGAAGAACTTGCCGATGTGGTTTTTGTAGTGCTTTGTTTAGCGAATCAGACGGGAGTGGATCTTCAGGAAGCATTTGATAGAAAGCTGGATATAAAAACAGAAAGAGATAAAGACCGGCATAAGAATAACGAAAAGCTGAAATAA
- a CDS encoding 3-phosphoshikimate 1-carboxyvinyltransferase, whose protein sequence is MTLSLQNSNKNLISELQITGSKSESNRLLILQALYPDIQIENLSNSDDTTVLKNALEKGSGVIDIHHAGTAMRFLTAYFASKEGCDVEITGSKRMTERPIRLLVDALQRMGANIEYKNEVGYPPLLIKGKKLHVDSVKLHANVSSQYVSALMLIGASLPKGLEIILEGQITSTPYILMTLEIMQHAGIKGTFKDDRIYIEPAKSIAPATIAVESDWSSASYFYSIAAITDTAEIKLSNYRKTSRQGDSCLAEIYKHFGVETEFQENSIVLKKQEGTRSSRICEDLRNSPDIAQTIAVTCLALGLECKLEGLHTLKIKETDRLQALKNEMEKFSAKVEITNDHLHLLPCKSLNENVEVETYNDHRMAMAFAPLAQKVPLSIKDADVVSKSYPDFWKDLKKLDFLVR, encoded by the coding sequence ATGACCCTATCACTTCAAAACTCAAATAAAAACTTAATTTCAGAACTGCAGATTACTGGTTCTAAAAGTGAATCGAATCGATTACTAATCCTGCAGGCTCTTTATCCAGATATTCAAATAGAGAACCTTTCTAATAGCGATGATACTACCGTATTGAAAAATGCTTTGGAGAAGGGTTCTGGCGTGATAGATATACATCATGCCGGTACAGCCATGCGATTCCTTACCGCCTATTTTGCTTCTAAAGAAGGATGTGATGTAGAAATTACCGGAAGTAAAAGAATGACAGAGAGACCCATCAGACTTTTGGTAGATGCATTGCAAAGGATGGGTGCCAATATCGAATATAAGAATGAAGTGGGTTATCCACCATTATTAATAAAAGGAAAAAAGCTGCATGTAGATTCGGTAAAACTTCATGCTAATGTAAGTAGCCAGTATGTCTCGGCACTTATGCTCATTGGAGCATCATTACCTAAAGGCCTTGAGATCATACTCGAAGGCCAGATAACTTCTACCCCTTATATTTTAATGACCCTGGAAATCATGCAACATGCAGGAATAAAAGGGACTTTTAAAGATGATCGAATTTATATAGAACCTGCTAAATCTATAGCGCCTGCTACTATTGCAGTAGAATCTGATTGGAGTTCTGCTTCTTATTTTTACAGCATCGCGGCAATAACAGATACTGCAGAAATAAAACTTTCAAATTATAGAAAAACCAGTAGGCAGGGAGATTCATGTTTGGCCGAGATTTATAAACATTTCGGGGTTGAGACTGAATTTCAGGAAAATAGTATTGTTCTTAAAAAACAAGAAGGAACACGTTCTTCAAGAATTTGCGAAGACCTTCGGAATTCACCCGATATTGCACAAACAATAGCGGTAACCTGCCTGGCACTTGGACTTGAGTGTAAATTAGAGGGTTTACATACCTTAAAAATTAAAGAAACCGACCGGCTTCAGGCTTTAAAAAATGAAATGGAAAAATTTAGTGCAAAAGTGGAGATCACTAATGACCATTTACACCTTTTGCCTTGCAAATCTCTTAATGAAAATGTTGAGGTAGAAACCTATAACGATCATCGTATGGCGATGGCGTTTGCACCACTTGCGCAAAAGGTTCCTCTTTCTATTAAAGATGCAGATGTAGTGTCTAAATCCTATCCTGATTTTTGGAAAGATCTAAAAAAATTAGATTTTTTAGTGCGGTAA
- the rlmN gene encoding 23S rRNA (adenine(2503)-C(2))-methyltransferase RlmN encodes MKDRKKDIRALTKEQLQKFFVAEGDKSFRGTQVYEWLWSKAAHSFDDMTNISKETRQMLKDNFVINHIRVDRMQRSSDGTIKNAVKLHDALTVESVLIPTKSRTTACVSSQVGCSLDCQFCATAKLKRMRNLNPDEIYDQVVAIDNESRLYFDRPLSNIVFMGMGEPLMNYNNVMKAVEKITSPEGLGMSPKRITISTSGVPKMIKKLADDEAKIKLAVSLHSARNEVRTQIMPFNETFPLEDLREALEYWYSKTTSRITYEYIVWKDINDTREDAQALVRFCKYVPCKVNLIEYNPIDDGNFQQAAIEATNMYQDMLERNGITVTVRRSRGKDIDAACGQLANKSA; translated from the coding sequence GTGAAAGACAGGAAGAAAGACATAAGGGCCTTAACGAAAGAACAACTTCAGAAATTCTTTGTTGCTGAAGGGGATAAATCTTTCCGTGGAACCCAGGTTTACGAATGGCTATGGAGTAAAGCAGCTCATTCTTTTGACGATATGACCAATATTTCAAAAGAGACGCGCCAAATGCTGAAGGATAATTTTGTGATTAACCATATTCGGGTAGATAGAATGCAGCGCAGCAGTGATGGAACTATTAAGAATGCTGTTAAACTTCATGATGCTCTTACCGTAGAGTCAGTTTTAATTCCTACCAAATCAAGAACTACTGCGTGTGTTTCATCGCAGGTAGGTTGTAGTTTAGATTGTCAATTTTGTGCTACAGCAAAATTGAAAAGAATGCGTAACCTTAATCCGGATGAAATCTATGATCAGGTGGTTGCCATAGATAATGAAAGCAGATTGTATTTTGATCGTCCACTCTCGAATATCGTATTTATGGGAATGGGAGAGCCTCTTATGAATTACAATAATGTAATGAAGGCGGTAGAAAAGATTACTTCTCCTGAAGGCCTTGGAATGTCTCCCAAGCGAATAACAATTTCAACTTCAGGTGTTCCTAAGATGATTAAAAAATTAGCTGATGATGAAGCTAAGATCAAATTAGCTGTTTCCCTACATTCGGCGAGAAATGAGGTGAGAACCCAGATAATGCCATTTAATGAGACGTTTCCGTTAGAAGACCTTCGGGAGGCTTTAGAGTATTGGTATTCAAAAACAACAAGCAGAATCACCTATGAGTATATAGTCTGGAAAGATATTAATGATACCAGGGAAGATGCCCAGGCATTAGTACGGTTTTGCAAATACGTGCCTTGCAAGGTGAACCTGATTGAATATAATCCTATAGATGACGGTAATTTCCAACAAGCAGCTATAGAAGCCACCAATATGTATCAGGATATGTTAGAACGCAATGGAATAACTGTTACCGTGAGGCGTTCGAGAGGAAAAGATATAGATGCGGCATGTGGTCAATTGGCCAATAAATCTGCTTAG
- the queA gene encoding tRNA preQ1(34) S-adenosylmethionine ribosyltransferase-isomerase QueA: MKLSNFNFELPQELLAEYPSENRDEAKLMVLNRKEQTIEHKKFKDLIDYFEPEDVMVLNNTKVFPARLYGNKEKTGARIEVFLLRELNPETKLWDVLVDPARKIRIGNKLYFGEDESLVAEVIDNTTSRGRTLRFLYDGSYSDFRIKLKELGQTPLPKYIKRDVEPSDEDRYQTIYAKNEGAVAAPTAGLHFSKHLLKRLEIKGIDFAEVTLHVGLGTFSPVEVEDLSKHKMDSEEAFITKDATEVINNAKTEKRRVCAVGTTVMRVLESAVSSDQTLNEFGGWTNKFIFPPYDFNIANCMITNFHTPKSTLLMMVSAFAGHDFMKKAYEEAVKEKYRFYTYGDAMLII; this comes from the coding sequence ATGAAACTTTCGAATTTCAATTTTGAACTGCCACAGGAACTTTTGGCTGAGTATCCATCTGAAAATCGCGACGAAGCGAAATTGATGGTTCTCAACCGAAAAGAGCAGACAATTGAACATAAAAAATTTAAAGATTTAATAGATTATTTCGAGCCGGAAGATGTGATGGTTCTTAATAATACCAAAGTTTTTCCGGCCAGATTATATGGTAATAAAGAGAAAACTGGAGCTAGAATCGAGGTTTTTTTATTAAGAGAGTTAAATCCTGAAACCAAACTATGGGATGTTCTTGTAGATCCTGCAAGAAAAATTAGAATTGGGAATAAATTATATTTTGGTGAAGATGAAAGTCTTGTTGCTGAAGTAATAGATAATACTACTTCAAGAGGGAGAACTTTAAGATTCCTATATGATGGTTCTTATAGTGATTTTAGGATCAAATTAAAGGAGCTCGGGCAAACTCCACTTCCAAAATATATTAAAAGGGACGTAGAGCCTTCAGATGAGGATAGGTACCAAACGATCTATGCTAAGAACGAAGGTGCTGTTGCAGCGCCTACCGCTGGATTGCACTTTTCTAAGCATCTTTTGAAGCGACTGGAAATAAAAGGTATTGATTTTGCTGAAGTTACGCTTCATGTTGGACTGGGGACATTTAGCCCGGTAGAAGTAGAAGACCTTTCAAAACATAAAATGGACAGCGAAGAAGCATTTATTACTAAAGATGCAACCGAGGTAATTAACAACGCAAAGACTGAAAAACGTAGAGTTTGTGCAGTTGGAACAACGGTAATGAGAGTTTTGGAAAGTGCTGTTTCTTCAGATCAAACCTTAAATGAATTTGGTGGATGGACAAATAAATTCATTTTCCCTCCGTACGATTTTAATATCGCGAATTGTATGATCACGAATTTCCATACTCCAAAATCTACGTTGTTAATGATGGTTTCGGCATTCGCAGGTCATGATTTTATGAAGAAAGCGTATGAGGAGGCTGTAAAGGAGAAATATAGATTCTATACGTATGGTGATGCCATGCTGATTATATAG